The Panthera tigris isolate Pti1 chromosome A1, P.tigris_Pti1_mat1.1, whole genome shotgun sequence region CCGTTGGTATCACATCCAAAAAAAGTTATTGCCACAACCAGtgtcatggaatttttttccctacgtgttcttctaggagttttacagttttacttctcacatttcattcttcttagtccagtttaagttaattttttgtgagtGGTAAGATATGGGTCtcgtttcattctttggcatatgaatatccagtttttctaatactgtttatttaaaagactgtcttttctcctatCATGTATTCTTGACTCCCTCATCAAATAGCAGTTTACTGTAcatgcaaatgtttatttctgggttctcctttctattccattagtctatgggtctgtttttattttaataccatactattttattACTAAAAGTTGGTACTATAGTCTTAGATTAGGAAGcataatgcctccagctttgttcttctttctcaagattgctctggctattcggggtcttttgtggtttcatacaaattgtaggatttttttttatttctatgaaaaatgccattggcatttttatagggattgcattgaatttataggtAGTTTTGGAACTAcggatattttaacaatactaattttTCCAATCTATAATTACAGATACCTTTACAATTATTTGCAACCTCTTTGATTCGTGTTATTAAAGTCTTACCAAGTTTTAAGTGTaaagatctttcacttcctttgttgtatttattcctaagtattttatcattttttatgatactgtaaataggattgttttctttattttccttttagctATTTCATAGAAAAGCAACTGATTCTTGTACATTGCCTGGATAAGTCCTTCAAACACAGTAGACTTCAAACTGCCATCATCTTGCACATACTAATGTGCTCATAAGTTTGTATTACTAAGGGAAAAAAAGCTTTATATTGGTCCATTAACAATGaagagtaaatttaaaataaagacatttgagGCTGACAGCTCTACGTGACACACTAGTGAAATGTATTCACTTGTTTTATGAGATGTTTATCGAATCCAGCCTGTTACCAGTTACCGATCCAAGCACTATGTCTGTAgcaatgaggaaaacaaagcccCTGCCTCACAGATTGGAAAATACCTTCACTGACATGCAGTGCTAAGTGAAGTGAAGTAAATAAAGAATTATGGCAAGTGTTGTGTTAGTTCAGATAACATTTGAGCAGATATATGAATAATAGGAGATGATCAGCCATGTATATATTTGGGAGTATACCATTCCAGGTAGAGAAGAGCTTATAGTGGAATAGCCTAAGCATCAGAAGGCAGTAAAGCTTGAAGAAGAAGAGATAAGGACATACCATCATCTGGTTACCTTTTAAAAACTCACTGTGATGCTATATGGAAAATCAGGTGTAGGGGAGCAAGTGACCAGGTTTGAGGATATTTCGTTGGTGCTGCAGGTGAGAGGTGTCAGTGAATTGGTCAAAAGTCTTAACAGCAGAAGTGGTGAGAAGTGACTGGCTCTGAATCTATTTTGCATTTGGAACTATAGGATTTGCTAAAGGAATAATTGTGAGctgtgaaggaaggagaaatgtgATAGAAGAATTCTTAAAGTTTTAGTTCTGAACAACCAGCAAAATTGAAATTACATACAGTAAGATAGGAAAGACTGAAGAAGTAGCTTTGGGAAGGATATCAAAGAATTCTCTTTTAATATGTCAAGCAGGAGGTTCATACAGGAGCCTCAATCTCAAGTTAGAGTAGCAGTTAGAAATTTGGAAGTTGTCAGCCTACAGATGATATTCAAAGAAATTATCCCAAATCATTGGTTTTtctaaattcataaatatattaactattatatataatcaGCTTCCATTCAGGCATCATCAAGTTTATGAAGTGTTGGCTATCAGCCAAGCACTGGTAGAACATTCTGAGAGTACAGTAGAGATAGTGAGACATtcaaaatacagatatttaacATCAGATAATTTCTATATCTCTGTTAACTGGAATTTCAAACATTACAATATTTTGAATCACCCAGCTTAGTACTAATATGTTATTTGGTTCTTTCATATTGATTTAGTCTATTTTTAACTAGATTTTTTAAGCTCTTTGAAAGCAggagcttcccccccccccctccccccccatcacACAGGATGCCTACCACAGTTCTGGAAATATACTAAGACCACAAAGAATATTTGTTAATGGATgacatgataatttttttaagtttatttgttttgagaaagagagtatgagtggaggaggggcagagagagagagaatcccaaacaggctctgcactgacagcacagagcctaaccctgggctcgatctcacagaccatgagatcatgacctgagccaaaagcaagagtctgctgcttaaccagctgagccaccaaggtgttcCTGATTAGATGATTTAATTGTTCAGGGCAGTATTATTTTTGTCACCatgagctttattttttcttcatcatgGATTATACAAGTGATTTATCTAATGAGAATACTGACAAATTCCTGTTACCTAGCTCttcgttttaaaaaaattacaatagattttcttttattcacttcTTAATAGTACTATCTGGCTTTTATTCCCatgtttattatttcaatttgcaGCCTGATTCTACTGCAACTGAAAGAGCAATTGCTAGACTAGCAGTGCATCctcttctgaagaaaaaaatagatgtgcTAAAAGGTATGAATTAAATGACTTTTAAGCCATGTACCTAAATGCACTTGGGTATATGATTCTGAATAAATggctattgatttatttattctatggtttttttttttttttcattttgaggacCTTTTATAAATatctccttcaaatatttttaaatgtggtaagGTGCCTGATAATATGGAAGTTATCTGATgtctaatgaaaaattaaatctgtattttttcctaaattctaatatataaatatgtatgtatttatatatataacatatattcatGATAAATTTGAATACAATTGGTTTGCTAAATATTAATGTAATTCATAATATTACTTTTGATGTGGCCACGTACTcacataattttcattattataaaatgcgttgaaagaattaaatgttGTCACAGAttagaagatatttatttttatgtttgaaagcACAATTTATAATGTGCCACAATCAGATCAACACAATTTTGCTAAAGAAATTGAAgtggccattttatttttcttatttgtattcaGTGAAGTTTCCACTATTTTTCATAACTCCAAGGCCTGAAAGGATGGTTAATTTTAGAGTTTTAAATTGAATACCTCTGAGCATTTCTTCTCAGTTTGGTTTTTAAAGTCACTAGAGTTCTTCTGTGGGTTCAGatctatcatatatatttaatgtaattgcaGTTCTCCTCTTAAGTATATCCAAATAGTTGAAGAAATACTGTACTGAAACAGTTAtgttttattatctgttttaatGCTGAAACAAGTCATGTGCTATTTCTTTTGCAGCTGCTGTCAAAGCTTTTAAAGATGCAAGACAAAATGTTGTTGAAATTAACTCATCAAAGAATGCTTCAGTAGAAAATCATTCCAAGGACACTTTGTGTTCAAATGATGATGCCAGTAAGTTACAGCATGAAGGAACTATTGTCAgtgagcaaaaagagaaagaagccaaaatattggcaaagaaaccaagaaattcaaaagaaaaaataaccaagATGGAACATGGACCCAATGCTGTAGACATTCCAGATTCTCCATCAAAGCCTTCTGAAAGGGATTCTGTAGTTCCGTCTGAACCGCGGAAGACACCTGCTgacccaaaaatgaaaacaataagtaaaactaaaaaaaggaaagggtcCGATAGCTCCCTTGGTGATAACAGTGATGGAGAAGAattacaggaagaagaaaaggagtatTTTGATGATAGCACAGAAGAAAGGTTTTACAAACAGTCTTCAATGTCTGAGGATAGTGACAGTGGTGATGACTTCTTCATTGGGAAAGTCAGACGGACACGAAAGAAGGAAAGTAGTTGCCATTCTTCAGTTAAGGaacaaaacccccccaaaaaagtgttACCTGAAGAAGATCTACTTGAAACCCATCAGAatataagaaaagacaaaaacccgCCAAGTACAGAATCAAGGAAGTTTGAGTCagtgtttttccattctttatcTGGATCTAAAATCTCCAGAAGGTAAGAGTATTTTTTCTAtcctaaaataattattagttcttaatttttttaaagataagaaatatcTGCACATCCTAACTACGACAGAATCTCTCCCAGCATACATGTAGTTTATAGAACACATCCTTTGTTTAGACTTGGCCCTTTTGAATGTTATATTCGGATCATATTTACAAATACACATatgggagggtgcctgggtgactcagttggctgagcatctgactcactttcaactcaggtcatgatatcacacatggttctgggttcaagccccatgttgggctctgcgctgactggagcctgcttgagattctctgtctctttgcctctctctgccctgcttgtcctctctctctcaaaataaataaataaactttaaaaaaaggggggacatcttaaaataaaaatttttaaaaatacctaaatgGCAGTGCCACATTTATCCTGTAGCCAGGTAATTTGTCCAGCTAATTTAAGTTTATCTCTTAGATGACCAAAGTCTTCAAACTTTGAATTTGCTTTTGATGAAAACCTTTTGAAAACGTCTCACATATCTTACTCTTTAAATAGAACTTTCTGAAAAGAACAGTgggctttggggcgcctgggtggctcattcggttaagcatccgacttcggctcagatcatgatctcacagtttgtgggtcgagccccgtgtcgggctctgggctgacagctcagagcctggaggctctttccgattctgtgtctccctctctctctgcccctcccctgttcacgctctgtctctgtctcaaaaataaataaacaaaaaaaaaaattaaaaaaaaaaaaaaaaaaagaacagtgggCTTTGTTTTTGACAACCCAGAGccatcattattttaaacatcagTCTTTTTCTTATGAAATGTTTGCTCTCACTGAGCTTCTCCGGACTCCTATGTATTTGGTAATGTTGCTGCCTCTGTCCCTGCTATTCACCACCACTTTCCACAGCTCTCCTGTGATAAGTCAGTaagtttaatttcatttgtaattCTAATCTGGTAGGAGATAGCTTCACACGGTTAGCTTATTTCTTCAGTAACAgctattttcttcagaaaattgtTTTTGTAAAGTCAAGGATAATTTTTAATAGAACAGAAACTTGTGATGTTAACATTTTCCAGGGAAGTAAGTGTAGAAAGACACACAACCATATTTGGAaccttaaaattaattaaaatcgtTTTTATGTGTCCCAAACCTGCCTCACAAGgctccatttcttttctcacttgAGAATAACATACCGTTATCCCTTCCATCTCTCACAAAATGTAAATCTTAATTTTTGTTACATGtgactctttcctgctttatgaAGACTTTCGAAATTTTTTGTCTGGATGGTCTTCAAGAGTGGAGACAGTACATATGTAACCAAGATAGGATATTTTATGACCAGAAGTCCCTGTAAGAAAGTGGGGTGAGAAGGAAATTCACATGTTTCTGTTGTAATATTGGTTGTAAATACTGATTGTAAAATCAAACTTTGATACAGCTAAAACTTGGGGGGGggttatcatttttttattgattgGGGGGATGAGGGAGTGCGATAGTCCTTTGAGTTTTATccctagtttattttattttatctttgtaaagttatttatctttttaaagtcctaatggtctttcttcttttggaaatTACAGAGAACAGGCTCCAAAAAGCAAAACCCCAGGTATGTATTACTGGCTTCCTGCCCTTTCTATACAGTTAACTGATACTTTTCCAGAATGGAAGGATAAAAACTCCGGGTTGCTTAATAGTCTGAATGAATTATGTACCCACAGAAAGGGGAACAGAACATTTTCTAATTAtcagtgtgatttttaaattgtaattggtttttctgttgttgttgttgttattacctATCTGTGCCAGGAGGAAAGGTGTAAATAAAACTTACCAGGACATATTGGCTCTATTTGATTTCTCTTGAACTGAGATACGTTATGTCTTAGCACCATACCATTAAATATTCAGTAACAAGTATGTTACTTTCTGGGTTAAGAGTAAAATCAAAGTATTTTCACGTTAATTCATAACAAgtcaaattaaatatatttgggtAGTCTCATTTCTATACATAATCCCCGACTCTCACTGGcttaaaatgatgaaaatctaTTTTTCACTCACATCACAGTCCACTGTGAATTGACAGAGGGGCTGTGTTTCATAGAGTAATTCAAGGATCAGGCTCCTTTCATCTCGTAGCTCCTTCCTCCTGCAGTTTCCTTTTGGCCAGCAGAAGGGAAGAAGTACATGGAGAATTGTGCACGAGGTTTTCATGGGCCAGGCCAGAAAGTGGCAGGAATCAGTTACACTCATAATTCATTAGCCACAATTCAATTATATGGTGCCATTTAGCCACAGGGGAGCTAAGAAACGTTGTCTAATTGTGTGgttaggaggaaaaaagaaagtggaatttCTTAAACACGTCCCTTACCGGATGTGAGAGATTCCatttcactgcccctcccccaaacagaGCACACTTCTCTCCTTCCCAGGGAATCCACCTCAGAGTCCCAGCCCAGCATCATCCATCCCCTGGATGAGGCGGTACTTTCCATCCGGTTTCCTGGATGGGACTGCCCCAAGTTTGGTGGCCTGGCCACTTAAACACAGACTGCCCGTCCCCAGCTCATAACCAAATATTTAGTGGCAGATCAGGGACAAGGTAACCACAATATAAACTTCCAGTCAGTTAAGAGAGAATTGGGAGGCACATAACATGTCTACCACTACTGAGCAAAAATTGTAGAGGAGCTGGAGGAACTTCCTTATCCATTGTTCTTCCTGGCTTCTGACTGTCTTCTTGGGAGGTTTTTGTTCTATGGCCACACCTGAAGCAGACGTTTGGTATAATTTCCTTGGGGGCTGCACCAAGTGACTGGTAAAAACATATGGTCCTGGAGACCGTTCAGAGTCTTTAACATTCAAGAGAGTTTTTTCAGCCCAGACTTAGGGTTTCTCTCACAACACAGGTCCCTCCAAAACTTAGTGGATTTCTGACTTCTTCATTTCCTGTTAGTCCATCCATGAGCTAGTCACCACACCACCAATTTTTTCCTAGAGCAAGTTGTCAAACTTGCTTTCTTTATGTTTGAGGGTATTTTTTCCCCACCCCA contains the following coding sequences:
- the SRFBP1 gene encoding serum response factor-binding protein 1 translates to MAQQGSLNLNNEVVKMRKDVKRIRVLVIRKLVRSVGRLKSKKGTEDALLKNQRRAQRLLEEIHAMKELKPDIVTKSALGDDINFEKICKKPDSTATERAIARLAVHPLLKKKIDVLKAAVKAFKDARQNVVEINSSKNASVENHSKDTLCSNDDASKLQHEGTIVSEQKEKEAKILAKKPRNSKEKITKMEHGPNAVDIPDSPSKPSERDSVVPSEPRKTPADPKMKTISKTKKRKGSDSSLGDNSDGEELQEEEKEYFDDSTEERFYKQSSMSEDSDSGDDFFIGKVRRTRKKESSCHSSVKEQNPPKKVLPEEDLLETHQNIRKDKNPPSTESRKFESVFFHSLSGSKISRREQAPKSKTPGFRQSELQLKNPFNKSAQRGLENTKQQSQLPLHPSWEASRRRKEQQSKIAVFQGKKITFDD